In the genome of Brachypodium distachyon strain Bd21 chromosome 3, Brachypodium_distachyon_v3.0, whole genome shotgun sequence, the window GTGGCTGCTCTTCGTGCATTGGCCACTGCCGCCGTGATCGGACGTCACGAGCACAAAAGGAGAGCTTTAGATTTTGTTCCCCGGTCGCTAGATATCGAGATTTCTTACGGAGTACTTCTTCTCCTGCCAGCGTCGGGTCGTCGCAGCGTACGTACCTACGTATTGTACGTGCGTGCCCTGCTGTCGACCGCCAGGCAAGGCGAGCTGTTCGATTGGAGTACtgtggaagaacaagaagatcggatcgttttttttttttagcgaaagaTCGAATCGGGTTGATCGAGGTCGTGGATGGTAGATGCACGTAAACGGGCTGGGCTTGGTTCGGGCAGCAAGGTCGGGTGTCTGTGGTCGTGCTAGAACCGGAGAAGAGGCCCAGTGTGACCAAGGCTGCAATGGGCCACAGGCAGGGGTGGAGtcagaaaaataatataagGTGGGCttgaaaaacaaatactgCTATTAGGGAGGGCCAATCCACAAAAATACATAGCTTACTTTATCGTTGTCATAAACAGatgccccctcccccgcgcaGAAATCGAGATGATACGGTTTATTTCGGTGgaatatgatcaaaatagaaTTTTCATACAATGCGAATTTCCACGTATCTTGCTACTACTATTTAGCCTTCCGGTTTGGTCTAACCCGAAATCCATGATAAAACTTAAATGCCTAATACCCGTTACATATCACCTCTATGACCTCTTGTGATCTCACATTCTCATCGCTGGACCGATCGTCAACCAGCCTGCATCTCATCATGTGTGAAACAGCACTAGTGTTCTTCATCCGTTGCCTGTCCCTCCGCACTTCAACTTTTGTGATTAATTCTATCATATTAATCATTATGccaagtttgatcaaattaaAAGAAATACATGATCGGTGTCCGAATTTGGTCGAGCGAGTAGAAGTTAAAGCAGGTTGATAGGAATTAACATAGTTTAATGATTATGCGCCCGAGTTGTCCGTGTTTTTTGGCTTGTTTGTTTGGGAAAATGGGGCAATAGTTGCCATCGCTTCCTACCAAGAAACGTTGAAGTTTTCTTAACCAGATAAAAGTTTGGCACATATTAAGTAGTACTCACTCctttacataattcttgtctcaaatttgataaaaaaatggatgtatttatttctaaaaattctctagatacatgtaatatttcgacaagaattatagaacGGAGTGAGTGGTACGGAGTATGatgaatttaataaaactaagtAGGGGATTTGTAAAATTCTAAATTACTCTTGTAAAATCCGTCATAACATATTGttcaaattattattttttataaatttgatcaaaatttaagaaatttAAACGTGTGGCAAAGCTTGAATATCTTATAAATAGAAACGGATTGTGTACCGaaaaagtaaataaaaatGGCACCCGTACCTGTAGCATACATGTTTCACTCAACACATTCCACCCCTGCCTCGGCTGCTCGCCGGGGAGTGCTCTTCCGTCGGCTTCCTGTTCGCCGGAATCCCTCCACTTTCACTCTTACACGATCGCCATCCTTTTCTTCGCCCTCAGCCAAGGCGGAGCTTCGCTTcacacgccgccgccgtggcctcTTCGTTCCTCCTTTACTCTCAGTCTTAGCCGTGCTATTGGGATCGCCGTCCATGTCCTCCTCAACCTTGGCGATATCGTCCACTTCGCCGGCGTCATGCTCCCGAAGCCTTCCACTCCTCTCTTCGGTCGTCGGAGCcggctcctcgccgccgccatcgtcatcGTTGCTCAGGAATTCAGCAGCTGGTTTCTTGCCCTTCCCTCTAGGCCTACCCATGTGATCCGTCGCTAGAGCTGCAAGAAATCAAGTCAAGAGATCTCATCGAGATCAGCTGGGGAGGACACTGAAGCACAAAGATCATGAGGGACCTCAAGCAGAAGCAGGAACAAAGAGCAAGGCAACGAACAATCacacgcaaaaaaaaaacccgatcAATCAAAGAGCACGAACAGGGGGACAGAAAGAACGAGAAGTACCTGTACAAAAACAAGATCACAAGAACATGAGCTGACCTCTCCAACCCCACTCGATCTCCTGATTAGAAACCgactggccggccggccgagaGGGGAATGCAAAGGCGACGGATGGATGGAGATGGTGCGCGTACGTGGTGAATCTTCAGGTTGGTGGGCGTTGATATATtgccagcaccagcagcagctgagAGCTAGTGGCAATCACCAAGCGGCGGCAGCAGACAGAGGAGGGGAATGGGATTACGAGGCGTCGAGGCCACTGTTCTGCAGAGAGATCGAGACCAGAGTGAGAGAGGTCCTATGTCATCCATCGCAAAAGCTCCCTCCTCAGTCCCCAGCAACCTCACCGGACTTCCGACAACCACCTGTGCTGTGCAGCCAGTGTGGCAGTGTCCGATCGCTTCCAACACACGAAAAGGAAGGGACGCAGCTCGACCGTGCGCGCGTCATGGCTTCGCCATCACTCCATCGGCCACCAGCCGCCCAGCTGAACAACACATCTTTT includes:
- the LOC104583731 gene encoding uncharacterized protein LOC104583731 yields the protein MGRPRGKGKKPAAEFLSNDDDGGGEEPAPTTEERSGRLREHDAGEVDDIAKVEEDMDGDPNSTAKTESKGGTKRPRRRRVKRSSALAEGEEKDGDRVRVKVEGFRRTGSRRKSTPRRAAEAGVECVE